ctactcccttaactgcccccaacactttgcatccttcattcactctctgacgtacatctgcttccactccaccatttgctgcaacaatagaccccaagtacttaaactgatccacctcctcaagtaactttccattcaacatgacattcaatctcgcaccaccttcccttctcgtacatctcataaacttactcttacccacattaactctcaacttccttctctcacacccttccaaattctgtcactaatcggccaagcttctcttccgtgtctgcaaccagtacagtatcatccaaaaacaacaactgatttacctgccattcatggtcattctcgtataccagtttcaatcctcgcccaagcactcgagcattcacctctctcaccactccataaacatacaagttaaacaaccacggcgacatcacacatccctgtctcagccccactctcaccggaaaccaatcgctcacttcatttcctattctaacacatgctttactacctttgtagaaacttttcactgcttgcaacaaccttccacaaactccatataacctcatcaaattccacattgcttccctatcaactatatcatacgctttctccagatccataaacgcaacatacacctccttaccttttggtatgtgtatatatatatatatatatatatatatatatatatatatatatatatatatatatatatatatatatgacaggtgAATAATTATATATCAAATAGGTATGCATAAGGTAAAGCCATCCCAAATAAGTTATTTTCAATTAGCTTTGTAATCAGTAATTATAATTAATCCGCCTGTTTTATCTGTACCATCTCGTTCATTTTGTTTCCCATGTCATTCCTCCAAAGGCAAGATTACCTGATGTACTCTAGTCTTTTAATCTCCTTTACTTTTGTGGATTTATATCTAACTTCAGCTCTCCCTTTGCTTCAATTTCTCATTTATATAATCattttttacattaatattatttttatcgcaGAGGTCGATGTCTTACTCCTTTCATTTCTTTCACATTATCTctgacattcaatttttatatatttgtcataTTTCCAATTTATATatctcctaattctctctctctctctctctctctctctctctctctctctctctctctctctctctctctctctctctctctctctcatatattcccAATTTATTCAACTCCCAATCTACTTCCCATCTACCAACCGcccccctcccttctctctctctctctctctctctctctctctctctctctctctctctctctctctctctctctctctctcttcacctggTCATATTACACCCCCGTTGAACTCATTAGAGGTGTGACAAATTCACATTACAAAAAAGGAGTCGAAAACTTTCCGATGTAAATCACACATGAATTTTTTCTGCAGTGAAATTGGCTGGACCAAATTTTTCCTTCATTAGCATCAAACTCATTAGCAAATGATAGAGACTGATCGCCTCCTATTTTGTctcggaggaagagagagagagagagaggagagagagagaggagagagagagagagagagagagagaggtcttggaTCACGTTTCTTTGGCGGATTGATACAATTCATCTtagatgaagtatatatatatatatatatatatatatatatatatatatatatatatatatacacatttgtatatgtatatataatgtatatatatatatgtgtgtgtgtgcgtgtgtgtagaaacacacacaagcacacacacacatatatatatatatgtatatatatatatatatatatatatatatatatatgtatatatatatatatatatatatatatatatatatatatgtatatatatatatatatttatatatgtatatatatatatatatatttatatatatatatatatatatatatatatatatatatatatatatatatttatatatatatatatatatatatatgtatgtattatttgcgTGCATaaatgtttattactttttatttttgaaaaaagttCCCAACAGTCTTATCGAAGATACAATTGCCAAAACatattcaattgtttttttataaaagttttaaaacaGAAGAAAAAGTAATTAATTGAAACACAGACAAAAAGCCAGACTAGCATAAAAACATTGCAAATTTTCCGAAAACACAAAGAATGTTTCAATGAAAATAGTaaggaaatagaaatagaaaatcagATCATGTGCAATTGAAAAACatctttttatatagaaataatccCGGATTAGTGAACATCaacgagaaaaaaataatagaaaagattaACTAAAATTTcatgattgttcattatttttcatagattaAGGAAAAGTATACATTGTTCATTAATTTGTAAATTAGAAAGGATTAATTCAGGATGAATTTCGATCgaattgaagcataaaaaactacattaaAGGTTACTTTGATCAAATTGATCTTGATCATTAAGAATAgattgataatagaaaaacattACAGGAAATTATTCTTACCGGCGACGTGAAAGACAAAAATGTTAATGAATAATAATTGTAGAAATccattcgaaaaaaaaataattattaatagaaTTTCAATTTCATTAAGAGTAGAATGAATAAAGAGAAATATTAGTCAAATTATACTTACCCGGAAATTTAAAAACAACAATGTAAATAGATAATAATTGTAAGAAATTCAGTaggacaaaaaaaaatttattttaaggacGATTTAAATTGAAACATAAATTGAAAATAAGATACCTTCTTCCCATTGTGAGGATTGTACAATTCTACTGaacaatattcataatttttttggtACTGGTTTTATTCTGTCATAAAAGGGAAGATTGGAAAGTAAAGAAACTGTTCCTCGTTATAATGAGTAGCCTAAGTTAttatcgtgctctctctctctctctctctctctctctctctctctctctctctctctctctctctctctctctctctctctctctatatatatatatatatatatatatatatatatatatatatatatatatatatataattatgaaattatatatttaaatacctaAACATCGGCTTCACGCTTATAGATCATTCCACCATTGGATATTCAACGTATTCATTTTGAATCacataaaaattacaaaatgtttTAAAGGGTTAGCAGTACCGTAGCTGTAGAATCTTAAAACCGGAAGGCTCCAATATTCTGCCTAAGcagctatgagatatatatatatatatatatatatatatatatatatatatatatatatatatatataaatatatatgacatccatatatatacacctatatataaatgcatatattgtatatgatataaaatatgttgtttatatttatatacaattatcaatatatatatatatatatatatatatatatatatatatatatatatgtgtgtgtgtgtgtgtgtgtgtgtgtgtgtatatatatatatatatatatatatatatatatatatatatatatatatatatatattatatatatagatatatatatatatatgtatatatatatatatatatatatataggtttgtgtgcgtgtgcgtgtgcgtgtgtgtaagagaATGAAATTCTCATCATAaatgcattaattgaaaaaaagataTGCTCTCCACATTTCCACAAGTCTGTCACAAAATTTCCCAGATAACCAACATATTGAAACATGAAGCAGGTGTCCCTTGGAATAATTTAatcttttgagaaaagaaaagggAAATTAGTTTTATCCCGGGAAATGATTGAACTCGTACGAAAGGAATATCCGTATTTTCACACGGAAACATTTCCGTTCGGATTCTCTCCGCCCGAGGCCAGGTATGTTTGTTAGACTTTATCTtaaaggggggggggagcttagaagcattacgtttttttttttctagttacgtTTGTGGGTTTCTATATGAATACTCTGATACTCACTGATATACTACGTACATACAGGATCTTtgattataatatgtatattatatatatatatatatatatatatatatatatatataatatatatatatatatatatatactacatatacatgtatatatatacatatacatgtatatatgtttatatatatatacttacatatttatataaatatatatatatatatgtgtgtgtgtgtatatatatatatatatatatatatatatctatatatatatatatatatatatatatatatgtttgtgtatacaaaaATTTTATAACTGGTAGATTGATTTCCAACAAACATAGATATTGTCATTAAAATAGTAGCAGCTGATCAGTTACCATTgcttaccataaacatttcatgctTCAAATGGAGAGTCCTAATTCTTAATTAGTAAGACTCTTCAGAcacttttatttagagcatattgcTTGTTCCCATATTTGCTGTTTTGAAAACATATTTCTTGTGCTTACATTTCTGTTTTAAAGGACGTTCCTTgttcttttatgtatgtatgtgtatatatatataattatatatatatatatatatatttatatttgtaattatatatatatatatttatatttatatgtatatattcatatatataaatatatatatatatatatatatatatatattcatatatatatatatatatatgtatgcgtgtatatatataaattatatgtataatatatatatatatatatatatatatatatatatatgtatgcgtgtatatatataaattatatgtataatatatatatatatatatataggtgtatatatatataatatacatatatataaatatatatatttatatatatacacatatatatatatatatatatatatatatatatatatatttatatatatacacacacatatatatatatatatatatatatatatatatatatatatatatatttatatatatgtatatatatatatatatatatatatatatatatatatatatatatatatatatatatactgtatatattcgtcACGTTCAGCTACATGGCCAGACATATAAAGGGTAGGGGCAGAAGAGATAGCCATACCCTCGTGAGAGggtttgtagttaagaaagggttgtggtggccgatgtggtaacgtcccgaaCTGGTTTAccccagactgtggttcgagtcccgctcaaactcaaaagtttctttggtcgctgcaacatcactacctttgtgagctaaggattgggcgtTTGGggttgcctataggtctatctgttgagatatcatcaaccattgcctggccctccttggtcccagctcggatggagaaggggcttgggcgctgatcatatgcatatatggttagtctctagggcattgtcctgcttaatagggcaatgtcactgtcccttgcctctgctattcatgagcggcctttaaacctttaaaaaggggaAGGTAGTGGGAAGATTCAATCTGTTCGTACGCGCGCATGTCCGTCTAAATATCTAGCCTAGTACTTGATGAACAAAGCAAAACAAAAAATCTACCGCCATCCTTTCTACGGAAATACGATATTTACAACGTTCATCCTCTCGAGCCCATCTCTCCTTAAGTTGTGTACCGTAAAATATTCTCATTATTCGTTGATGAGAAAGTCGGTTTTTTTTAGCCTTGATGGGCAAACTGAAAACCTTTTTGCCCATAATGGTAAGACGCGGATGTCATTAACGCCGGGAAAATTAACgaatgcgcagagagagagagagagagagagagagagagagagagaagagagagagagagatttgccttaTTGTAAGGGTCAGACATGGTCTCGTATGATGAGTTGGAAACGTATTTCATTTCCTTTGATGAGAACGAAAAGTGTGTTCATACCCCGGACTTTTTTCAGTGGTCAAAATCTGAGGTTTATTTGCAAATCTTACTATGAAGCGAAAGAAATCATGCCACTGTNNNNNNNNNNNNNNNNNNNNNNNNNNNNNNNNNNNNNNNNNNNNNNNNNNNNNNNNNNNNNNNNNNNNNNNNNNNNNNNNNNNNNNNNNNNNNNNNNNNNNNNNNNNNNNNNNNNNNNNNNNNNNNNNNNNNNNNNNNNNNNNNNNNNNNNNNNNNNNNNNNNNNNNNNNNNNNNNNNNNNNNNNNNNNNNNNNNNNNNNNNNNNNNNNNNNNNNNNNNNNNNNNNNNNNNNNNNNNNNNNNNNNNNNNNNNNNNNNNNNNNNNNNNNNNNNNNNNNNNNNNNNNNNNNNNNNNNNNNNNNNNNNNNNNNNNNNNNNNNNNNNNNNNNNNNNNNNNNNNNNNNNNNNNNNNNNNNNNNNNNNNNNNNNNNNNNNNNNNNNNNNNNNNNNNNNNNNNNNNNNNNNNNNNNNNNNNNNNNNNNNNNNNNNNNNNNNNNNNNNNNNNNNNNNNNNNNNNNNNNNNNNNNNNNNNNNNNNNNNNNNNNNNNNNNNNNNNNNNNNTCCTAATTATCACATCTTccctgataatggcgatacacaaaccatttccccATGTCAAGGTATCATCCTTCAGAAcgggatatacggtatatatatatatatatatatatatatactgtatatatatatatatatatatatgtgtgtgtgtgtgtgtgtgtgtatgtgtgtatgtgtatatacatatataaatacagtatatatctatatccatcccTTGCAATTATAAACTTGTTCAATAAAACAATCTCTCGGGAATAATTGGTACAGGAGTAATTTTGAGTCTCTCAAATTAGAATTGATATGAAATTCTGCTTCAGTCTCCCCTACTTTGATTGCGTGATTTGAACAGGTTTTTTTCCAATGAGATTAACTTTTATTGAGAAGTTCTATTACAATGAGAAGTATTAGTGTCCAGGAGGGAAGGGGTTTCTCTTTGTATTATTAATAGAGGGTGGCTCCTAGTGAGAGCAATGCCACGGTCTCTATTACGttcattacttccgccaacgaagttggaaaggggTTTTTTTTTGCCCCTGTGTGTGTGCTTATTtgggtctgtttgtttgtgaacagcttcctagccacaatcgtagagtaataaaactttcacggattaactgttacgtaaaacgCTGGAAGGTCAAGTTCATGGACAAGCATAATGCCCaatgcacgtaatcagccatgagtttggacaccgttgtcacagagacttcaaacttggttcatatttgagtgtatgaaaatccacgccaattaatatatgttaaggtcaaaggtcaaggtaaaggtcaaataataggtcgagaaataagctgccacggcagaggtcTGCCCTctgctgagtacccctctagtttattaGTGGCTaaacaatgatgaaaatataataattaaaagcgGAAGTATTGTAAGAAATTTTAATGTTAAATCGTTTTACATCAATTTCTCATTTAGTTTTTCGGTTTTCTTTTCAGTCTCTCTCAACTTATCCTCTCTTTCCTCCCTCTCCTACCAGTAttttacgtttctctctctctctctctctctctctctctctctctctctctctctcatgtttattcTATTAATGTTTTTTCTATCTAACAAATCAGTATTTTCcacatgccatctctctctctctctctctctctctctctctctctctctctcaactatcatgttttttatttactgttttctttctatCTAATAAATCAGGATTTTCCACAtgcgaacacacactctctctctctctctctctctctctctctctctctctctctctctaaacgatcATGTATTttccatttactgtttttttttatttaacaaatccGGCTTTTCCAcatgccaactctctctctctctctctctctctctctctctctctctctctctctctctaaggataaaTTTATTCATAGGTCCATCCATTTACTCCAAAAAAAGAATCACATATTTTGGGACAGGACACATAATAACCCACATGAGTCAtacgcaaaaaagaaaaagaaaaaaatagcctatTCGTGATTCCCATTTCCCTATTTTCGTGCTTCACATTTCCCTATTTCCCTATTTTCGTACTCCGCATTTCCCCATTTTCATTCAGGATCCGACACACAAACTACAAGTTATTCTCTTTGATGACTTTTATTTTCAGGGCGATGGATTTTGCCCTAAATGAAAACCCTTTCTAAATACGCCACACTCCTACTTTAGTTGAGCATTGCAGACCTACAAATTAAAAAGTGGAGGTAACTTCTGAAAATGTTTTGCATTTTGTTTGTttccaaacacacatacacatattgtatatatatatatatatatatatatatatatgtatatatatatatatgtgtgtgtgtgtgtgtctgtgtctgtgtctgtgtctgtgtatgtgtgtgtgtgtgtgtgtgtctgtgtctgtgtctgtgtctgtgtatgtgtttgcgtgcgtgtttgtaaaatatatacacatacatcgagtgtatacatgtatgtgtctttgtgtataaatatacaggcacatatatttaaacatatatatgtgtacataagtttgtttccgtgtgtatatatatatatatatatatatatacatatatatatatatatatatatacctatatatacatgtatatatatacatgtatatatatatatatacctatatatatatacatgtatatatatacatgtatatatatatatatatatatatatgtatatatatatatatatataaatatatttatatttatgtatatataatatatatagaaatatatatatatatatatatatatatactcagtcacTCCGTTGGTActtaggccacattttgacccatgaccgctcATGATAGGATTCTCCACTCTTCTCTATCCTGTGCCACATGGAGCCATTCATTTGGGTTTCCCCAGAGATTCTTACACCCtcctccaagcatcttctccaatcttttcttggccgTCCTACAGGTCTTCTTCCAACATATTCAGCCAAGAATATCCTCTATGGAGCTCTATCCTCATCCATACGAGCCATGTGTCTTGCCCATTGGAATCTTCTTGATCTAATTACATCACATATATTTGGTTGATTTgtactatttcttatttctctattatgtCGTCGTCTTCATCCAATTATTTCTAGGTCATCGGTGGGCCCCCCCTATTCTTCTCAGAATCCCATTCTCAAAAATTTCAAATTGTTTCCTCTGATGCTTTTGTTAGAGACCATGTCTTGCATCCATATATCAAAAATGGTCTCATAACTGTgttatatattctcaattttgttttacGGGAGATTGATCATCGTTTAAAAAGGTCTGTAAGGCTGTAATAACATCTGTTGGCTGCTCCAATCCTTGCTGTATCTTGTTCAGCCATTCTAGCGTTCTGCGACATAATAGAACCCAGATATTTAAAGGACTCTACTGTCACAATTCGGATGCCTACAAGATCTACATTTCCTTGTAATTGTGGTGTTCTTGCTACTTCTATGATTTTAGTTTCGCCTTCATTTATCTCTAGTCCCACCTGGCAAGCCATTGTTTTGAACTGTGTTGTTAGGTTCTCCACCTCCCTGAGGTTGACCCCTATTATATCTATGCCATCAGCATAGCCTAAGCAGTTGACCCTTACCTTATTAAAAGTGACCCCTTCTTGCCTCGCAGTTATGCTTCTTGCTACCTTTTCCATTACCAGGTTGATGAGAAGGGGGGGATAGGATGCATCTTCTTTTTAGGCCGCTTTTCACCTGAAAAGTGGCAGTATATCTTGAGCCGCATCTAACTGAGCATAGGGTATTTTTATAACAGGCTTTCGTTACCCTTATGAGTTTTGAGAATTCCGAATTTTCTCATTATATTCCACGTTGATGTTCGGTGTATGCTGTCATATACCTGTTTGAAGTCTATGAATAAGTTGGTTTGTTGTTTATTGTATTCCCAGTATTTTTCTATGACTTGTCTGAGGGAGAATATTTGGTCAATGGTAGACCGTCCAGCTCGGAAACCACACTGATATTCTCCGATTATACTTTCTGCATAGGTGGTAAGTCTGTGgtatataattattgtaaatatcttatatgctGTAGGTAGTAAACAAATACCTCGATAATTACTGCAGATTAATCTGTTTCCCTTCTTATGTATCGGGATAAAGATTCCTTCCTCCCACTGATCTGGAGTAATTTCTTCATTCCAAATTGTCACCATCAGATCATGAAGTTTTTCTTGGATCACTTCACCCCCATATTTCCAAAGCTCTGCTGGGATGTTATCATTACCtaggattttattattttttaaacttttaattgcCTTATTTGTTTCCACTCTAGTGGGCGGCTTCAATTCTAATTCAGGGCCATAATAGGTCTCCTCATTAATGAGATTTACTGGGTCAGGTCTGTTCAGTAGTTCCTTAAAATACTGCTCCCATCTCTTCATCACATCCTCCTCTCTCGTGAGTATTTTTCCATCTTTATCTTTAATCATTTGGGTTCTAGCTTGGTAACCCCCTTTTATTCTGCGGACTCCTTGGTAATGTTTTCTTATTCTGCCTCGTTTTCTGTTTTCATCAATTATGTTAAGTTCATCATTCAGTATTTGTCGCTTTTTCCTTCTTAAaactctatttacatttctgttttccCGTCGGGATTACTCTCTCCAGCCTTTGTCTCTTGGGGCTTGTAATACCCTGGCTCTAACTTGTTTCCTCCTCTCCACCACCTCTCTGCATTCATTATCATACCAGTGGGCATTTCTTCTTCCTTGTATGTAGCCAGCTTCATCCTCTTCTGCCTCCTTGACTTTTTCTTCAATCGCTTGcaattttgtatttacattttcagCGTCTGCATCATCGTTTAACATCTCTAGCATTTGAATTCGGTTAGTGATCGTTATTTGAAAATTGTCCTTTACTGCCACTTCTTTCAGCTTTTCTATATCATACCTATTTCTTTTTTCTACTTGTCCTGATTTTCTTGCGCACAGTTTTTCTTTAAGTTTTGCCCTTACTAAATAATGATCAGTGTCACAGTCTGCTCCTCGTAGACTTCTGACGTCTTGTAGTGACCCGCAGTGTTTTCTGCTGAAAAGTACATGGTCAATTTGGTTGAAGGTTCTACAGTCAGGTGACTTGCATGTATGCTTATGGatatctttgggggggggggggaagagagttCCACCGATTACCAGGTTGTTGGTGATCGCAAAGGAAATCAGCCGTGTTCCATTATCATTTGAATGTTCATGTAGGCTTTCTCTTCCTATggcaggtgcatatatatatatatatatatgtgtgtgtgtgtgtatatatttgtatatatatatatatatatatatatatatatatatatgtatgtatgtatatatatatatatgtatgtatatatatatatatatatatatatatacagtatatatatatatatatatatatatatatatatttatatgtatatatatatatatatatatatatatatatatgtatatatatatatatatatatatgcgtgtgtgtgtgtgtgagtatgtgaggTTGGCATTTACACCTCTGTATTACAAAATTTTGAATattcttattttgaatttctattttttataattcaaatctcgatatgaaataaacaaaacaagtATTTCTGTTGTCTGTCTGTTAACATAAACCATCAAAATTTGCATCACTCCAGAAAGTCTGGATTATATCCTATAAAAATGCTACTTAAGGAACTTCCAAAATTCAATTTGTTCTGAAATTAGATTTTCAATAGATTTATTTCGTGACCAGAATTCGTGGCTTTCATCTTTAGTGCCAgcgaaaatgaaaaaagaatttgTTGATAAAAGAGAATTTATCTATTTTCCGAAAAATAGACGTAAAGAAAATTCTTTTGAACTGTATAAATTTGTTTGATGTTCTACCAAATACATTCGTTCAAACGTGATAACTAAACCTTTCGAATTGTATGTAAACTGTCCGTAGAGTTATTCGGTTTCTGTTTACCTACTTTCG
The nucleotide sequence above comes from Palaemon carinicauda isolate YSFRI2023 chromosome 2, ASM3689809v2, whole genome shotgun sequence. Encoded proteins:
- the LOC137616511 gene encoding uncharacterized protein, which encodes MIKDKDGKILTREEDVMKRWEQYFKELLNRPDPVNLINEETYYGPELELKPPTRVETNKAIKSLKNNKILGNDNIPAELWKYGGEVIQEKLHDLMVTIWNEEITPDQLTTYAESIIGEYQCGFRAGRSTIDQIFSLRQVIEKYWEYNKQQTNLFIDFKQVYDSIHRTSTWNIMRKFGILKTHKGNESLL